A segment of the Synechococcus sp. CBW1002 genome:
AAAAGCGCACCGCCGGCGTATCGCGGAAGCGCTCGTAGGGAATCATTTCGAACATCGGCGCCGGCCTCGGCGCTGATCGTTCACGCTCCTGCTGCAGGGGCAGAGGGGAGGGATGGGCTGCCGCGGAGAGGGGGGTGGCGGTCATGGCAGGAGATCCGTATCGGACGGATCAAGGGCTGAGTGACTCCAGTGAACCGAACCGTTGGCCCCCTGGAACGTGGGCGTCACTACGGAATGCCGCCCAGCCTCGTCCAGTTCGGGCATTGACACCAGCCTGGCAACTGACGCTCCAACCAAGGCAAGCGGGGGAGAAGGACTCGCAGAATGCGGAGTGGTCGTCGGGGGACACCAGCCATGCAGCGCAGAGTCCCTGAGGGCCAGAACGACAACATTCCGCAGAGTTGAACCCGCAGATGACCACACAACCCATGGCGGCGCCCTGGATCCGGCTGTCCCTCGCCCTGCCCCTGCTGACTCTGCTGCTGGGCTCGCCCGCCGCGAATGCTCAGCAGGCGATCCGTGGCGGCAAACCCACCGTTTCGGTGCCGAACTTCAAGAACACCGTGACACAGCCAGCCTGGTGGTGGCAGGGCCCTGTGGCGACGGATCTGGCCGCGGCACTGGCCAACGAATTGCAGGCCACCGGCACCCTGCAGGTGGTGGAGCGGCAGCAACTGCAGGAGGTGCTGTCAGAGCAGGAACTGACTGAGCTTGGCATTGTGCGCCAGGGCACGAATGCGGCACAGAAAGGGCGAATGACCGGGGCGCGCTACATCGTGCTTGGCACCGTGACCTCCTACGACTCAACGGTGGATAGCAAGAGCTCGGGCAGCAACTTCGGCCTGCTGGGCTTCGGCACTCGCAAACAGCAGCTCGAAACCAAGGACTACGTGGCGATCGATGTGCGAGTGGTCGACAGCACCAGCGGCGAGGTGGTGGGCCGTCGCACCGTTGAAGGACGGGCGAGCAATGTGAGCGAGGCGCGCGAATCAGGGGGGAGTCTCCTGCCGGCGGCCGGACTGGCTCTCTATCTGGCACCGAACATGGGGCGGACAGGCCAGGCACTCACCGGCGCCGCAGGCACATTGAATTTCGGCAACAACAGCAGCGAAACACAACGCACACCGGCGGCGAAAGCGATCCGTGCGGCACTTGTGGAAGCCTCGGATTACGTGAGTTGCCTGCTGGTGCCTCAGGGAGACTGCATGGCCCGCTATGAGTCTCAGGACTTCGAGCGACGCCAGCGCACCCGGGGCACGCTGCAGCTGGAGTGATTGCCGGACAAGCAAGGCATCGGGCAGGCGGGAAGCAGGACAGGCGCCACTGCAACCCGCCGCCCTTCGGAGTCAAGCCGATTGGCGGCTCAATCCTCGTCGTCCGTGCTGCCGACCGGCACCAGGCGGATCTGCTTGCGGCCAAGCTTGATCTCAAATTCGTCGCCAGGCTGGAGATCGAGCATGGCGGTGTAGGCCTTGCCCACCAGGAGGTTGCCGTTGAACTGCACCTTGGTGATGTAGCTCAGCTTGCGGCCGCCTTTGCCCACGCCTTTGCTGCCGCCGTCGCCGAGGCTGACGCCCTTGGCTTCCAGCAGAGCTTCGTAGAAAGCGGTGAAGTTCAGCCGCTCGCTGCCGTCTTTCTTGGTGCTGACGTAGCCGCAGCTGCGGACCAGTTCGGATTTGGAGACATCGCCCAGTTCCTTGACCTTGGCGAGTAGATCGGATCCCGTGAGCATTGGGTCGATGTGATGAACTCACCAAACATAGCGGGTCATCGTCATTCAGGCCGCCACGGAGGCCCTACACGATGCGACCGACTACCTGGCGGGGCGTTCATGCCGACCCGTGGTGGGATCGAGCCACTCCGCCAGAACGGCCAGCGGAATCATCGGCAGCATCGGCAATGCACAGATCCACCACTCCGTCATGCCCAACGGTGCCGTTCCGAAGAAGGCGTTCATCCAGCCGAGCTGACTGAACACCACCTGGAACAGCAAAGCCAGACCCAGGCCCAGCATCAACACCGGTGACAGGGTGAACTGTTGCCAGCCATGACGGATCCAGCGCATCGGTTGCTTGCCGATCTGGGAGATGCTCAGCAGATACACCACCTGCGACAGCACCAATCCCTGGATCGCCATGGTGCGCGACAGCGCCAGAGAGCCGCCCTGCGCCTGTCCCCAGGAGAAGAGCGAGAAGATCAGCGCCCAGTTGAACAGGGAGATCAGCAGCACCCGCTGGATCAGGGCGGCGGTGAGCATCGGCTGGCCCGGTGGCCGGGGGGGCTGCTGCATCAGCAGGGGCGCCTTGGGCTCGAAGGCCAGCGGCACCGACATCAGCAGGGCGTTGATCATGTTCAGCCAGAGCACCTGCAGCGCCGTGACCGGTAGCTCCAGGCCGAACAGGGCCGCAAACAGGATCGTCATCGAGGCGCCTCCATTCACGGGCAGCACGAAGGCCAGGGTCTTGCGCAGATTGAGCGCGATCGCGCGCCCCTCCTCCACCGCCGCTTCAATCGAGGCGAAGTTGTCGTCGGTGAGCAGCATGTCGGCGGCTTCGCGGGCCACCTCGGTGCCGCCGCGGCCCATGGCGATACCGATATCGGCCTGTTTGAGGGCAGGGGCATCGTTGACGCCATCGCCCGTCATCGCCACCACGGCACCACCGGCCTGCAGGGCCCGCACCAGGGCCAGCTTCTGGATCGGAGCCACGCGGGCGAAGACATCGGTGTCGCCCACACAGGCCGCCAGTTGCTCGGGGCTCATCGCCTCCAGCTCTCGCCCCTCCAGGGCCCGCACCTCAGACCCCTGCCCCTCGGCTGCGGGCCGGCCCAGGCCGATCTGACGGGCGATCGAACGGGCGGTTTCGAGGTGATCCCCCGTGATCATCTTCACGGTGATGCCGGCGGCCTGACAGGCCGCCACCGCCTGGATCGCCTCCGGACGGGGCGGATCGAGCATGCCCTGCATCCCCAGGAACACCAGATCGGCAGCCACGTCGTGGGGTTCGAGCCGCGTCTGGCGCGGTTCGGCCCGCCCCACCGCAAAGGCCAGCACCCGCTGACCGCGGCCGGCCATGGCCGAGACCACCGCCTCGATCGTGGGCGCCACGAGCGGTTGCTCGCGGCCATCGGCCCCCAGCTGGTGGCTGCAGCGGGCCAGCACGGTTTCCACCGATCCCTTCACCAGGATCCGCTGATTGCCGTGCAGGGTGGCCATGAACTGCTGCTCCGCCGCAAAGGGAATGGCATCGCGGCGCGGATGGCGATCGAGGGAGCGGTCCCGATCCAATCCGGCGACCTGGGCCGCCACCAGCAGAGCGGTCTCGGTGGGATCCCCCAGCAGAGTCTGATCGTGGCTGGGGCGGGCGTCGTTACAGAGAAGACCCGCCAGCAGGGTTTCGCGCAGGGCCACGTTGGCGGCGAGGGGATCGGCCGCATCAGGCTCGGGGGCTTCGGGCCAGAGCTCCTCCAGCCGCAGCACCACCCCTCCGGCGTACACCTCCCGCACCGTCATCCGGTTCTGGGTGAGGGTGCCGGTCTTGTCGGAGCAGATCACCGTGGTGCTGCCCAGGGCTTCCACCGCCGGCAGCTTGCGGATGATCGCGTTGCGGCGGGCCATCCGGTTCACCCCGATCGCCAGGGTGATGGTCACGATCGCCGGCAGTTCCTCCGGAATCGCCCCCACCGCCAGGGCCACCGCGCCGTCGAACATCTCGGCCGGAGCACGGCCCCGCAGCAGTCCCACCAGGAAGGTGAGCAGGGCCAGCACCAGGATGAACCGCAGGATCGTGGTGCTGAAGCGGGCGAACTGCCGCGTCAGCGGCGTGCTCAGGTTCACCTGCTCCTGCAGCGAGGTGGAGATGCGTCCCACCTCGGTGGCATCGGCCGTGGCCACCACCAGGCCCTCGCCCTGGCCAGCGGTGATGAAACTGCCGGCATAGGTCATGCCGCTGCGCTCCGCCAGGGGGGTGTCCAGGGGCGCGGCGGCCGTGCCCTTGACCACGGGCCGG
Coding sequences within it:
- a CDS encoding AbrB family transcriptional regulator, encoding MLTGSDLLAKVKELGDVSKSELVRSCGYVSTKKDGSERLNFTAFYEALLEAKGVSLGDGGSKGVGKGGRKLSYITKVQFNGNLLVGKAYTAMLDLQPGDEFEIKLGRKQIRLVPVGSTDDED
- a CDS encoding HAD-IC family P-type ATPase, translated to MSTLPSALSGRQAHPADALADSHARAGPELLASLDSDPTAGLTAHEAEARLRRQGPNTLTSRGGQPAWLRFLGQFHDPLLYTLLAVGAIKALIGDPREALVIWSVTLINAVIGYVQESRAETAIAALARAVRTEVTVIRGGQPRRLPSEQLVTGDLVQLEAGDKVPADLRLLQSRALRVDESALTGESRPVVKGTAAAPLDTPLAERSGMTYAGSFITAGQGEGLVVATADATEVGRISTSLQEQVNLSTPLTRQFARFSTTILRFILVLALLTFLVGLLRGRAPAEMFDGAVALAVGAIPEELPAIVTITLAIGVNRMARRNAIIRKLPAVEALGSTTVICSDKTGTLTQNRMTVREVYAGGVVLRLEELWPEAPEPDAADPLAANVALRETLLAGLLCNDARPSHDQTLLGDPTETALLVAAQVAGLDRDRSLDRHPRRDAIPFAAEQQFMATLHGNQRILVKGSVETVLARCSHQLGADGREQPLVAPTIEAVVSAMAGRGQRVLAFAVGRAEPRQTRLEPHDVAADLVFLGMQGMLDPPRPEAIQAVAACQAAGITVKMITGDHLETARSIARQIGLGRPAAEGQGSEVRALEGRELEAMSPEQLAACVGDTDVFARVAPIQKLALVRALQAGGAVVAMTGDGVNDAPALKQADIGIAMGRGGTEVAREAADMLLTDDNFASIEAAVEEGRAIALNLRKTLAFVLPVNGGASMTILFAALFGLELPVTALQVLWLNMINALLMSVPLAFEPKAPLLMQQPPRPPGQPMLTAALIQRVLLISLFNWALIFSLFSWGQAQGGSLALSRTMAIQGLVLSQVVYLLSISQIGKQPMRWIRHGWQQFTLSPVLMLGLGLALLFQVVFSQLGWMNAFFGTAPLGMTEWWICALPMLPMIPLAVLAEWLDPTTGRHERPAR
- a CDS encoding CsgG/HfaB family protein: MTTQPMAAPWIRLSLALPLLTLLLGSPAANAQQAIRGGKPTVSVPNFKNTVTQPAWWWQGPVATDLAAALANELQATGTLQVVERQQLQEVLSEQELTELGIVRQGTNAAQKGRMTGARYIVLGTVTSYDSTVDSKSSGSNFGLLGFGTRKQQLETKDYVAIDVRVVDSTSGEVVGRRTVEGRASNVSEARESGGSLLPAAGLALYLAPNMGRTGQALTGAAGTLNFGNNSSETQRTPAAKAIRAALVEASDYVSCLLVPQGDCMARYESQDFERRQRTRGTLQLE